One window from the genome of Amycolatopsis sp. NBC_01480 encodes:
- the phaZ gene encoding poly(3-hydroxyalkanoate) depolymerase, translating to MTTTVRANGIGLHIDHRPGEGTPLLLCNGIGANLELLEPFVERLAAQPGRRVPVIRFDMPGTGGSPVTRLPRRMPQLARMLADLVTGLGYDEVDVLGISWGGALAQEFAHQYPRRCRRVVLCATSMGMVMVPAKPSVLLTLTSPLRYFGPGRMRETAARLYGGGFGDDPELAAHFAASTRAPDPLGYYWQIVAGTGWTSAHYLHCLRQPVLLLAGDDDPIIPTANARLMARLLRHGTVHIVPGGGHLALLTHAGELVPLIHRFLS from the coding sequence ATGACCACCACGGTCCGGGCCAACGGGATCGGCCTGCACATCGACCACCGGCCCGGCGAAGGCACGCCCTTGCTGCTGTGCAACGGGATCGGCGCCAACCTGGAGCTGCTCGAGCCGTTCGTCGAGCGGCTGGCCGCGCAGCCCGGACGCCGGGTGCCGGTGATCCGGTTCGACATGCCGGGCACCGGCGGCTCCCCGGTCACCCGGCTGCCCCGCCGGATGCCGCAGCTGGCCCGGATGCTGGCCGACCTGGTCACCGGGCTGGGCTACGACGAGGTCGACGTGCTCGGCATCTCCTGGGGCGGCGCGCTGGCCCAGGAGTTCGCCCACCAGTACCCGCGCCGGTGCCGCCGGGTCGTGCTCTGCGCGACCAGCATGGGCATGGTGATGGTGCCGGCCAAGCCGTCGGTGCTGCTCACCCTGACCAGCCCGCTGCGGTACTTCGGGCCGGGCCGGATGCGGGAGACCGCCGCCCGGCTCTACGGCGGCGGGTTCGGCGACGACCCCGAGCTGGCCGCGCACTTCGCCGCGTCCACCCGGGCGCCGGACCCGCTGGGCTACTACTGGCAGATCGTCGCCGGGACCGGCTGGACCAGCGCGCACTACCTGCACTGCCTGCGCCAGCCGGTGCTGCTGCTGGCCGGCGACGACGACCCGATCATCCCCACCGCCAACGCGCGGCTGATGGCCCGCCTGCTGCGGCACGGCACCGTCCACATCGTCCCCGGTGGCGGCCACCTCGCGCTGCTCACCCACGCCGGCGAGCTCGTCCCGCTCATCCACCGCTTCCTGTCCTGA
- a CDS encoding alpha/beta fold hydrolase encodes MSTPEIAADAIGGPNPIVGFRRKDLLDSLRTVVGEAVKHPRNTTASLRHLARTAVAAARGRGELAPGARDRRFTDSAWAQNFLYRRLLGVYLAADAELDAWLGSTELSDVDRERARFVLSLALDALAPSNLPLNPAAVKQFITTGGESAVEGARHFAGDVRHNGGFPSQVDTEKFTVGGNLATTEGSVVFRNEVLELIQYAPRTEQVHARPLLIAPPQINKFYVFDLSPEKSLVRYALDHGFGVFMVSWRNPTAEHRGWELATYLTAMEEAIDAVREITGSPDLNLAGACSGGISSVSLAAYLAARGKPVINALTLFVSVFDMADDKTLLGVFASEETLAAAKRHSHVQGVLDGRELARVFNLLRPNDLIWSYWVNNYLLGKRPPAFDILYWNNDTTRLPAAFHGQLIDIYRDNALAHPGEVVVDGTPLDLGKVTADAFVMAGTTDHITPWEACYRSSRRLGGKVEFVLSSSGHIQSILNPPGNPKSSYYTNSDNAESAQEWKAGATKVAASWWPRWMEWLGERSGEKVAAPSAVGSVEHAPLEASPGSYVRA; translated from the coding sequence ATGTCCACTCCCGAGATCGCCGCCGACGCCATCGGCGGCCCGAACCCGATCGTCGGCTTCCGCCGCAAGGACCTGCTCGACTCGCTGCGCACGGTGGTCGGCGAGGCCGTCAAGCACCCCCGCAACACCACGGCGAGCCTGCGCCACCTGGCCAGGACCGCGGTCGCCGCCGCCCGCGGTCGCGGCGAGCTGGCGCCCGGCGCCCGTGACCGCCGTTTCACCGACTCCGCCTGGGCGCAGAACTTCCTCTACCGCCGGCTGCTCGGCGTCTACCTCGCCGCCGACGCCGAGCTGGACGCCTGGCTCGGCAGCACTGAACTGTCCGATGTGGACCGTGAGCGGGCGAGGTTCGTGCTGTCGCTGGCGCTCGACGCGCTGGCCCCGAGCAATCTGCCGCTGAACCCGGCGGCGGTCAAGCAGTTCATCACCACCGGCGGCGAGAGCGCCGTGGAGGGCGCGCGCCACTTCGCCGGCGACGTACGGCACAACGGCGGCTTCCCCAGCCAGGTCGACACCGAGAAGTTCACCGTCGGCGGGAACCTGGCCACCACCGAGGGCTCCGTGGTGTTCCGCAACGAGGTGCTGGAGCTGATCCAGTACGCCCCGCGCACCGAGCAGGTGCACGCCCGGCCGCTGCTGATCGCGCCGCCGCAGATCAACAAGTTCTACGTCTTCGACCTGTCGCCGGAGAAGAGCCTGGTGCGTTACGCGCTGGACCACGGCTTCGGAGTCTTCATGGTCAGCTGGCGCAACCCGACCGCCGAGCACCGCGGCTGGGAGCTGGCCACCTACCTGACCGCCATGGAAGAGGCGATCGACGCGGTCCGCGAGATCACCGGCAGCCCGGATTTGAACCTGGCCGGCGCCTGCTCCGGCGGGATCAGCTCGGTCTCGCTGGCCGCCTACCTCGCCGCGCGGGGCAAGCCGGTGATCAACGCGCTGACCCTGTTCGTGAGCGTGTTCGACATGGCCGACGACAAGACCCTGCTGGGCGTGTTCGCCAGCGAGGAGACCCTCGCCGCGGCCAAGCGCCACTCGCACGTGCAAGGCGTCCTGGACGGGCGAGAGCTGGCGCGGGTGTTCAACCTGCTGCGCCCCAACGACCTGATCTGGAGCTACTGGGTGAACAACTACCTGCTGGGCAAGCGCCCGCCGGCGTTCGACATCCTGTACTGGAACAACGACACCACCCGGCTGCCCGCCGCTTTCCACGGCCAGCTGATCGACATCTACCGCGACAACGCGCTGGCCCACCCGGGCGAGGTGGTCGTCGACGGCACGCCGCTGGACCTGGGCAAGGTCACCGCGGACGCGTTCGTGATGGCCGGGACCACCGACCACATCACGCCGTGGGAGGCCTGCTACCGCTCGTCGCGGCGGCTCGGCGGCAAGGTCGAGTTCGTGCTCAGCAGCTCCGGCCACATCCAGAGCATCCTCAACCCGCCGGGCAACCCGAAGTCGAGCTACTACACCAACTCCGACAACGCCGAATCGGCGCAGGAGTGGAAGGCCGGGGCGACCAAGGTGGCCGCCAGCTGGTGGCCGCGCTGGATGGAGTGGCTGGGCGAGCGCTCCGGGGAAAAGGTCGCCGCACCGTCCGCTGTGGGCAGTGTGGAGCACGCGCCGCTCGAGGCGTCGCCCGGCAGTTACGTGCGCGCATGA
- a CDS encoding acyl-CoA dehydrogenase family protein yields the protein MDTTDFYALADDLPEPDLALLARLDEFLDAEVAPVANWHWARERFPHHLLGPLGKLDVGGLSYTGYGLPGRTSLLDGFVTLALARTDPSFATFFGVHTGLAMGSIYLCGSEEQKQAWLPPMHRFEKIGAFGLTEPDVGSAASRGLKTTARREGDEWVLDGEKKWIGNATFADVVVIWAKDVEDGQVKGFLVEKGAPGFTPTKIEGKIALRTVQNAHIRLEGCRVPEASRLPGANTFADTAAVLRMTRTSVAWQAVGCSIGAYQRALAYAKQREQFGRPIGDFQLVQDLLVKMLGNITASLCLVAQLSRLQDAEKMTEEQASLAKAFCTTKMRETVGMARELMGGNGILLEYDVGRFVADAEAIHSYEGTREMNTLIVGRAITGLSAFV from the coding sequence ATGGACACCACGGACTTCTACGCACTGGCCGACGATCTGCCGGAGCCGGACCTCGCACTGCTCGCCCGGCTGGACGAATTCCTCGACGCCGAGGTCGCGCCGGTGGCGAACTGGCACTGGGCCCGGGAGCGGTTCCCGCACCACCTGCTCGGCCCGCTGGGCAAGCTCGACGTCGGCGGGCTGTCCTACACCGGCTACGGCCTGCCCGGCCGGACCAGCCTGCTCGACGGTTTCGTCACCCTGGCGCTGGCCCGCACCGACCCGTCGTTCGCGACGTTCTTCGGGGTGCACACCGGCCTCGCGATGGGCTCGATCTACCTGTGCGGTTCCGAAGAGCAGAAGCAGGCGTGGCTGCCGCCGATGCACCGGTTCGAGAAGATCGGCGCGTTCGGGCTGACCGAGCCGGACGTCGGCTCCGCCGCCTCGCGCGGCCTCAAGACCACTGCCCGCCGCGAAGGCGACGAGTGGGTCCTGGACGGCGAGAAGAAGTGGATCGGCAACGCGACCTTCGCCGACGTCGTGGTGATCTGGGCCAAGGACGTCGAGGACGGCCAGGTCAAGGGCTTCCTCGTCGAAAAGGGAGCGCCCGGGTTCACCCCGACCAAGATCGAGGGCAAGATCGCGCTCCGCACCGTGCAGAACGCGCACATCCGGCTCGAGGGCTGCCGCGTCCCCGAAGCGAGCCGCCTGCCGGGCGCGAACACGTTCGCCGACACCGCCGCCGTGCTGCGGATGACCCGGACCTCGGTGGCCTGGCAGGCCGTCGGCTGCTCGATCGGCGCCTACCAGCGCGCGCTGGCCTACGCCAAGCAGCGCGAGCAGTTCGGCCGCCCGATCGGCGACTTCCAGCTCGTGCAGGACCTGCTGGTGAAGATGCTCGGCAACATCACCGCGTCGCTCTGCCTGGTCGCCCAGCTCTCCCGCCTGCAGGACGCGGAGAAGATGACCGAGGAACAGGCTTCACTGGCGAAAGCCTTCTGCACCACCAAGATGCGCGAGACCGTCGGCATGGCCCGCGAGCTGATGGGCGGCAACGGGATCCTGCTGGAGTACGACGTCGGCCGGTTCGTCGCCGACGCCGAGGCCATCCACTCCTACGAGGGCACGCGCGAGATGAACACCCTCATCGTCGGCCGGGCCATCACCGGCCTGTCCGCTTTTGTCTGA
- a CDS encoding LuxR C-terminal-related transcriptional regulator, with amino-acid sequence MQVVATKLLIPPTRPGAVPRPRLLRLLAAAAAHPVTLVVAPAGFGKSTLVSTWLREVPGRTAWLSLDEDDDVPGRFLDYLVTALGTGRTLLDSGTASTPAVMTELVNELVGEDRVLVLDDVHVLAEPEILDALTFLVEHCPPGLHLVLLGRTEPDLPLARWRGRGLLAEIGAAQLRFSPEEAAGLLGAVTGREVDAGTVDELNRRAEGWAAALQMLGIGLRDGAAAAPSVRFRPGNRYVLDYLAEEVLAGQPADVRDFLFRTSVLETLTPSLCDAVTGRSDSERVIRDLEHANLFLTPLDDAGEWHRYHGLFADYLRGELDPATARECHSRAARWFAAHGMPAETIRHAVPGDELELAVATVREHAEDQVRRGELATLLSWLNRLPEEQVRAHADLAGFKGWLLYLAGRADEAETYAAIADAGMGPDAPAVDRAMLRTFQAYLALTHGRPADAATLATAALDLLGDSSSFFRAAAMGVLGQARRLTGDRRGGIEVLREAVRLGERSGNPLSALEATGYLAPLLYVQGRLREAVVLCRGALLGHADAPMAGLAEVPLGTLLYERDELLEARKHLVDGIARCEQLGTTSYTLLGLRTLARLHHASGRPDEGFEALLAARRQADAAEDYRRARLVVATIAELHLRSGSLAAAEQALEEITGDQPSSSDYEQLTRARLLIARGAPDRALDVLGPIEDRARSEGRDGSLVAILAVTTLARHALGLPSRDLLARAVEIAAPDGYRRTFLDEGAPLVPLLKDIRATAPAFVADLLSRSRGAPAPAARGSALRTVEGVGVVETLTETQRRILGLIATGMSNQQVADKLFITVGTTKWHLNQIFGRLQARNRTEAVARARELNLL; translated from the coding sequence ATGCAGGTGGTGGCGACGAAGCTGCTCATCCCGCCGACCCGGCCGGGCGCCGTGCCGCGGCCCCGGCTGCTGCGCCTGCTCGCCGCCGCCGCGGCGCACCCGGTCACGCTGGTCGTCGCGCCCGCCGGGTTCGGCAAGAGCACCCTGGTCAGCACCTGGCTGCGGGAGGTCCCGGGGCGGACCGCGTGGCTCTCGCTCGACGAGGACGACGACGTGCCCGGCCGCTTCCTCGACTACCTGGTCACCGCGCTGGGCACCGGCCGCACGCTGCTGGACTCCGGCACCGCGTCGACCCCGGCGGTGATGACCGAGCTGGTCAACGAGCTGGTCGGCGAAGACCGCGTGCTGGTGCTCGACGACGTCCACGTGCTGGCCGAGCCGGAGATCCTGGACGCGCTGACGTTCCTGGTCGAGCACTGCCCGCCGGGCCTGCACCTGGTGCTGCTCGGCCGGACCGAGCCCGACCTGCCGCTGGCGCGGTGGCGCGGGCGCGGCCTGCTGGCCGAGATCGGCGCGGCGCAGCTGCGGTTCTCGCCGGAGGAGGCGGCCGGGCTGCTCGGCGCGGTCACCGGGCGCGAGGTCGACGCGGGCACCGTCGACGAGCTGAACCGCCGCGCCGAGGGCTGGGCCGCGGCGCTCCAGATGCTCGGGATCGGCCTGCGCGACGGGGCCGCCGCGGCGCCGTCGGTGCGGTTCCGGCCGGGCAACCGGTACGTGCTCGACTACCTCGCCGAGGAGGTCTTGGCCGGCCAGCCCGCCGACGTCCGGGATTTCCTGTTCCGCACGAGCGTCCTGGAAACGCTGACCCCGTCCTTGTGCGACGCGGTCACCGGGCGGTCCGACAGCGAGCGGGTGATCCGCGACCTCGAACACGCCAACCTCTTCCTGACCCCCCTCGACGACGCGGGGGAGTGGCACCGCTACCACGGCCTGTTCGCCGATTACCTGCGCGGCGAACTGGACCCGGCGACGGCACGCGAGTGTCACAGCCGGGCCGCGCGGTGGTTCGCCGCGCACGGCATGCCCGCCGAGACGATCCGGCACGCCGTGCCCGGGGACGAGCTGGAACTGGCGGTCGCGACCGTCCGCGAGCATGCCGAGGACCAGGTCCGCCGCGGTGAGCTGGCCACGCTGCTGTCCTGGTTGAACCGGCTGCCCGAGGAGCAGGTGCGGGCGCACGCCGACCTGGCCGGTTTCAAGGGCTGGCTGCTCTACCTCGCCGGGCGCGCCGACGAGGCCGAGACGTACGCGGCGATCGCGGACGCGGGCATGGGGCCGGACGCCCCGGCCGTCGACCGGGCGATGCTGCGGACGTTCCAGGCCTACCTGGCGCTGACCCACGGCCGTCCCGCGGACGCCGCCACCCTCGCGACCGCCGCGCTCGATTTGCTGGGCGACAGCTCCTCTTTCTTCCGCGCCGCCGCGATGGGTGTGCTCGGCCAGGCGCGCCGGCTGACCGGCGACCGGCGCGGCGGGATCGAGGTGCTGCGCGAGGCCGTGCGGCTGGGGGAGCGCAGTGGAAACCCGTTGAGCGCACTGGAAGCCACCGGGTATCTCGCGCCGCTGCTGTACGTGCAGGGCCGGCTGCGCGAGGCCGTGGTGCTCTGCCGCGGCGCTCTGCTGGGACACGCGGACGCGCCGATGGCGGGGCTGGCCGAGGTACCGCTCGGCACCCTGCTCTACGAACGCGACGAGCTGCTCGAGGCACGCAAGCATCTCGTCGACGGAATCGCGCGGTGCGAACAACTCGGCACGACGTCGTACACCCTGCTCGGCCTGCGGACGCTGGCGCGGCTGCACCACGCGTCCGGCCGGCCCGACGAGGGGTTCGAGGCCCTGCTGGCCGCGCGTCGTCAGGCGGACGCCGCCGAGGACTACCGCCGCGCCCGGCTGGTGGTGGCGACGATCGCGGAGCTGCACCTGCGCTCGGGCAGCCTGGCCGCGGCCGAGCAGGCGCTGGAAGAAATCACCGGCGATCAACCGTCCTCTTCGGACTATGAACAGCTGACCCGGGCCCGGTTGCTGATCGCCCGCGGCGCCCCGGACCGCGCGCTGGACGTGCTCGGCCCGATCGAGGACCGGGCCCGCTCCGAAGGCCGGGACGGCAGCCTCGTGGCGATTCTCGCCGTCACCACGCTGGCGCGGCACGCGCTGGGACTCCCGTCGCGGGATCTGCTGGCGCGCGCGGTGGAAATCGCCGCGCCGGACGGTTACCGCCGGACCTTCCTCGACGAGGGCGCCCCGTTGGTGCCGCTGCTGAAGGACATCCGCGCGACCGCCCCCGCGTTTGTCGCCGACCTGCTTTCGCGCTCCCGCGGGGCCCCGGCGCCGGCCGCCCGCGGATCCGCGCTGCGGACCGTCGAGGGTGTCGGCGTGGTCGAGACGCTCACCGAAACCCAGCGGCGGATCCTCGGGCTGATCGCCACCGGCATGTCGAACCAGCAGGTGGCGGACAAGCTGTTCATCACCGTCGGCACCACGAAATGGCACCTCAACCAGATCTTCGGTCGGCTGCAGGCCCGCAACCGCACCGAAGCGGTGGCGCGGGCCCGCGAACTCAACCTGCTGTGA
- a CDS encoding chloramphenicol phosphotransferase CPT family protein encodes MLSHQPPGSVILLNGTSSAGKTSLARAIQDHSGIPFVYWGIDTLFDLVPANWGGGRDGPLSRHGFWYDRPGPDDDGRPVTVIRYGEVGRRMLESGCRAAAAFARGGDHLVIDEMLLTPDLMPVWSDALAGLRVTLVGVLCPLDVLEKRESTRKTEAGLARGHLRTVHEHGRPYDLTVDTSETAPGDLADLVLRAHPVTAG; translated from the coding sequence GTGCTGAGCCACCAGCCACCGGGCAGCGTGATCCTGCTCAACGGGACCTCCAGCGCCGGCAAGACCTCGCTGGCGCGCGCCATTCAGGACCACAGCGGGATTCCCTTTGTCTACTGGGGAATCGACACCCTCTTCGACCTCGTCCCGGCGAACTGGGGCGGCGGGCGCGACGGCCCGCTGAGCCGGCACGGCTTCTGGTACGACCGACCCGGGCCGGACGACGACGGGCGCCCGGTCACCGTCATCCGCTACGGCGAGGTCGGCCGGCGGATGCTGGAGTCGGGCTGCCGGGCGGCCGCCGCGTTCGCCCGGGGCGGTGATCACCTGGTGATCGACGAGATGCTGCTGACCCCCGACCTGATGCCGGTGTGGTCGGACGCCTTGGCGGGCCTGCGCGTCACCCTCGTCGGCGTGTTGTGCCCGCTCGATGTCCTGGAAAAACGGGAATCCACAAGGAAAACCGAAGCCGGACTGGCCCGCGGCCATCTCCGCACGGTGCACGAGCACGGCCGGCCCTACGACCTGACCGTCGACACCAGCGAGACCGCGCCCGGCGACCTGGCCGATCTCGTGCTGCGCGCGCACCCGGTCACAGCAGGTTGA
- a CDS encoding GntR family transcriptional regulator, with translation MRPGCGEEVGALSLTEDVYEQLKAQIVRLELAPGAVVNEGDLATGFGVSKTPVREALGLLARTGWIRVLPRRGYLVRPVELGDVLELFAIRRLVEPALARTAAETASPEAVADLAKLVDKESGLDFGRALDAAKSFHLSLAEIAGNQRLSSILETLVEEVQRLHYLQPVHVLSPEELRAHRRIADAIGAGDGEAAAELMLEHLDEAAQRLTNGFGA, from the coding sequence GTGCGGCCCGGGTGTGGCGAGGAGGTGGGCGCGCTGTCCTTGACCGAGGACGTGTACGAACAGCTCAAGGCCCAGATCGTGCGGCTCGAGCTGGCGCCGGGGGCGGTGGTCAACGAAGGCGACCTCGCCACCGGGTTCGGGGTGTCCAAGACCCCGGTCCGCGAGGCGCTGGGCCTGCTGGCGCGGACCGGCTGGATCCGCGTGCTGCCCCGCCGGGGCTACCTGGTCCGCCCGGTCGAACTCGGCGACGTGCTGGAGCTGTTCGCGATCCGGCGTTTGGTCGAGCCCGCCCTGGCGCGCACGGCGGCCGAGACCGCTTCGCCGGAAGCGGTCGCGGACCTGGCCAAGCTGGTGGACAAGGAGTCCGGGTTGGACTTCGGCCGCGCGCTGGACGCGGCGAAGTCGTTCCACTTGAGCCTGGCCGAGATCGCCGGGAATCAGCGGCTGTCCTCGATTCTCGAGACGCTGGTGGAGGAGGTGCAGCGGCTGCACTACCTTCAGCCCGTTCACGTGTTGTCGCCCGAAGAACTCCGCGCGCATCGCCGGATCGCCGACGCGATTGGCGCGGGCGACGGCGAGGCCGCGGCTGAGCTGATGCTGGAGCATTTGGACGAAGCGGCGCAGCGGCTGACCAACGGCTTCGGCGCCTGA
- a CDS encoding SGNH/GDSL hydrolase family protein, with translation MTHRLALPDDRVTILGALDLERTPRGVRPRRLPAWTRPRLSDGLMDLVVSQTAGVRLRLRTSARSLALGVHVTVPVLPEGLLPASFDLAVGGTVLARVPAKAGDVLHLAESRLVPGPAETVRFDDLPAGEKDVEIWLPHSATVELRTLDADAPLLLPTPPPGAAWVHYGSSISHGLEAPAPTLVWPAVAALATGAALTNLGFAGSAMLDPEVARAIRDAPADLVTLKAGINLVGEASMRERTFVPAVHGFLDTIREGHPRTPIVLVSPTSFAELETTSGPVTLDPETGRKRVLGSAGTGALTLSGVRTLLAKIVDLREDPALHYLDGRELLGPDEAAALPDGLHPDPAAHLRMGERAARLLVAPRL, from the coding sequence ATGACCCACCGCCTCGCCCTGCCCGACGACCGCGTCACGATCCTCGGCGCGCTCGACCTGGAACGAACTCCGCGCGGGGTCCGGCCCCGCCGCCTGCCGGCCTGGACCCGGCCGCGCTTGAGCGACGGCTTGATGGACCTGGTCGTCTCGCAGACGGCCGGGGTCCGCCTGCGCCTGCGCACGTCCGCGCGCTCGCTGGCGCTGGGGGTGCACGTCACCGTGCCGGTGCTGCCCGAAGGCCTGCTGCCCGCGTCGTTCGACCTCGCCGTCGGCGGGACGGTGCTCGCCCGCGTGCCGGCCAAGGCGGGGGACGTCCTGCACCTCGCCGAATCCCGCCTGGTTCCCGGCCCCGCCGAGACCGTGCGGTTCGACGATCTGCCGGCCGGCGAGAAGGACGTCGAGATCTGGCTGCCACACAGCGCGACGGTCGAGCTGCGCACGCTCGACGCCGATGCGCCGCTCCTCCTGCCGACTCCGCCGCCAGGTGCGGCCTGGGTGCACTACGGCTCGTCGATCAGCCACGGTCTGGAGGCGCCCGCTCCGACCCTGGTCTGGCCGGCCGTCGCCGCGCTGGCGACCGGCGCGGCGCTGACCAACCTCGGCTTCGCCGGCAGCGCGATGCTCGACCCGGAAGTCGCCCGCGCGATCCGGGACGCGCCGGCCGACCTGGTCACGCTCAAGGCCGGGATCAACCTCGTCGGCGAGGCGTCGATGCGCGAGCGCACCTTCGTCCCGGCCGTACACGGCTTCCTGGACACGATCCGCGAAGGCCACCCGCGCACGCCGATCGTGCTCGTCTCGCCGACGTCCTTTGCCGAGCTGGAAACAACTTCCGGGCCCGTCACGCTCGACCCGGAGACCGGACGCAAACGCGTGCTCGGCTCCGCGGGCACGGGAGCGCTGACGCTCAGCGGCGTCCGCACGCTGCTCGCCAAAATCGTCGACCTTCGCGAAGACCCGGCGCTGCACTACCTCGACGGGCGCGAGCTGCTCGGCCCGGACGAGGCCGCGGCCCTGCCCGACGGCCTGCACCCCGACCCCGCCGCGCACCTGCGAATGGGCGAACGGGCTGCCCGGCTGCTGGTGGCTCCCCGGCTCTGA
- a CDS encoding NADP-dependent oxidoreductase, which yields MKAAQFSRFGGPEVVELVDRPDPRPGPGEVRIAVRAAGVNASDWKKRQGLMDQELPQTLGYEVAGIVDELGEGVTDVAIGDRVFGFCADAAAQAELAVLAHYAPIPASLDFAAAAALPVAIETAARALDQLGVQSGETLLVNGASGVIGRAAVQLAVARGARVIGTGSPGSHEMLRSLGAEPVAYGDGMAERVGALSAGGVDRALDIAGSGVLAELVQLAGSPQHVVTVADFAGAQEHGVRFSRGDSGRALYTLGQIGGLIEAGQFSIPVGKTFPLNAIAEAHRAGETGAVRGKIVLLVG from the coding sequence ATGAAGGCAGCCCAGTTCAGCCGGTTCGGCGGGCCGGAGGTGGTCGAGCTCGTGGACCGGCCGGACCCGCGTCCCGGTCCCGGCGAGGTCCGGATCGCCGTGCGCGCCGCCGGCGTCAACGCGAGCGACTGGAAGAAACGCCAGGGCCTGATGGACCAGGAACTCCCGCAGACGCTGGGGTACGAGGTGGCGGGCATCGTCGACGAGCTCGGCGAAGGTGTCACCGACGTCGCCATCGGAGACCGCGTCTTCGGGTTCTGCGCCGACGCCGCCGCGCAGGCCGAGCTGGCGGTGCTGGCCCACTACGCGCCCATCCCGGCGTCGCTCGATTTCGCTGCGGCTGCGGCACTTCCGGTCGCCATCGAGACGGCCGCGCGGGCACTCGACCAGCTCGGCGTCCAGAGTGGCGAGACGCTGCTCGTCAACGGCGCCTCCGGAGTCATCGGCCGGGCCGCCGTCCAGCTCGCGGTGGCCCGGGGCGCGCGCGTGATCGGGACGGGCAGCCCCGGCTCGCACGAGATGCTCCGCTCGCTCGGCGCCGAACCCGTGGCTTACGGGGACGGCATGGCGGAGCGGGTCGGCGCACTGTCGGCCGGTGGCGTCGACCGGGCGCTCGACATCGCCGGGAGCGGCGTCCTGGCCGAACTCGTCCAGCTCGCGGGCAGCCCGCAGCACGTCGTCACGGTCGCCGATTTCGCCGGCGCGCAGGAGCACGGCGTGCGGTTCAGCCGGGGCGACAGCGGCCGCGCCCTCTACACCCTCGGCCAGATCGGCGGCCTGATCGAGGCCGGGCAGTTCTCGATCCCGGTCGGGAAGACGTTCCCGCTGAACGCCATCGCGGAAGCCCACCGGGCCGGCGAAACCGGTGCGGTACGCGGAAAAATCGTCCTGCTGGTCGGCTGA
- a CDS encoding MerR family DNA-binding transcriptional regulator, with amino-acid sequence MSSDSGEVNDLYSIGDVADRTGLSVSAIRFYADEVPE; translated from the coding sequence TTGAGCTCCGATAGTGGCGAGGTGAACGACCTCTACTCCATCGGCGACGTCGCCGACCGCACCGGGCTGAGCGTCAGCGCGATCAGGTTCTACGCCGACGAGGTTCCGGAGTAG
- a CDS encoding winged helix-turn-helix transcriptional regulator: protein MSDYGPGDLFLADCPARLAVDLIADKWTVVVLSGLSKGPVRHGDLIDLIGGISRKMLTQTLRRLEVHGLVRRHAYAEVPHRVEYELTPLGATLIEPIHVLTEWARANGDAVLDALDANSGPVAQHG from the coding sequence ATGAGCGACTACGGCCCCGGCGACCTCTTCCTCGCCGACTGCCCGGCCCGGCTCGCGGTCGACCTGATCGCCGACAAGTGGACGGTGGTCGTGCTCTCCGGCCTCAGCAAAGGCCCGGTGCGCCACGGCGACCTGATCGACCTGATCGGCGGCATCTCCCGCAAAATGCTCACCCAGACGCTCCGGCGACTGGAGGTGCACGGGCTCGTCCGCCGCCACGCGTACGCCGAAGTGCCGCACCGCGTCGAGTACGAACTCACCCCGCTCGGCGCGACGCTGATCGAGCCGATCCACGTGCTGACCGAGTGGGCGAGGGCGAACGGCGACGCGGTCCTCGACGCACTCGACGCCAATTCCGGCCCCGTCGCCCAGCACGGTTAG